From the Saimiri boliviensis isolate mSaiBol1 chromosome X, mSaiBol1.pri, whole genome shotgun sequence genome, one window contains:
- the SPRY3 gene encoding protein sprouty homolog 3, with product MDAAVTDDFQQILPIEQLRSTHASNDYVERPPAPCKQALSSPSLIVQTHKSDWSLATMPTSLPRSLSQCHQLQPLPQHLSQSSIASSMSHSTTASDQRLLGSITPSPSGQSSIRTQPGTGPHPKADGALKGEAEQSAGHPSEHLFICEECGRCKCVPCTAARPLPSCWLCNQRCLCSAESLLDYGTCLCCVKGLFYHCSTDDEDNCADEPCSCGPSSCFVRWAAMSLISLFLPCLCCYLPTRGCLHLCQQGYDSLRRPGCRCKRHTNTVCRKISSGSAPFPKAQEKSV from the coding sequence atggATGCTGCGGTGACAGATGATTTTCAACAAATTCTGCCTATTGAACAGCTGCGCTCTACTCATGCTAGCAATGACTATGTGGAACGGCCTCCAGCCCCCTGTAAACAGGCCCTCTCTAGCCCTTCCCTTATTGTGCAAACCCACAAGTCTGATTGGTCTCTGGCCACCATGCCTACTTCTCTCCCCCGCAGTCTCAGCCAGTGCCATCAACTGCAGCCCTTGCCTCAGCATCTGAGCCAATCTAGCATTGCCAGCTCAATGTCCCATAGCACCACTGCCTCTGATCAAAGGCTCTTGGGCAGCATTACACCCTCACCTTCAGGCCAATCCAGCATCCGAACACAGCCTGGAACAGGGCCCCACCCAAAGGCTGATGGTGCTCTGAAGGGAGAAGCTGAGCAATCTGCAGGGCACCCCAGTGAGCACCTTTTCATCTGTGAGGAGTGTGGGCGCTGCAAGTGTGTCCCCTGCACAGCGGCGCGCCCTCTTCCCTCCTGCTGGCTGTGCAACCAGCGTTGCCTTTGCTCTGCTGAGAGCCTCCTTGATTATGGCACTTGTCTCTGCTGTGTCAAGGGCCTCTTCTACCATTGCTCCACTGATGATGAAGACAACTGTGCTGATGAGCCCTGCTCTTGTGGGCCTAGTTCTTGCTTTGTCCGCTGGGCAGCCATGAGCCTCATCTCCCTCTTCCTACCCTGCCTGTGCTGCTACCTGCCTACCCGTGGATGCCTCCATCTGTGCCAACAGGGCTATGATAGCCTCCGGCGACCAGGCTGCCGCTGCAAGAGGCACACCAACACTGTGTGCAGAAAGATCTCTTCTGGTAGTGCACCCTTCCCCAAGGCCCAGGAAAAGTCTGTATGA